The Candidatus Scalindua japonica genomic interval GTAAGTCTTTGAGAAAAACAATGCATACAAAAAACACGGAAAGACTATATTATGTCATTCCGTGTTTGACGTTCTCTTATAATAATTAATAAACTATCAAGCTCCTTCGTCTTGAGGAGACATCTCCGCCATACTCTGTTTTCGCAGGTCATAAAACCCGGATTTTAATTCAGGCCCTCCCAGGTGTGGATTTTTCTTCTCGAAATCATCTATAAGCGTTCTCACTCTTTCAAAATAACCCTCATTAAATAGCCCTTCAATAATTCCATAAATCTCCGGCCACCACATATGGTTATCTACAGATAAGCTTTCTATCCATAACGATAAAAAACTCAATAATTTGTCAAATTGTTTTGCTTCTTTCAGACAATGCACCAGTTCATGTTTTATTTCTATATTATCATCAAAATTCGTGACAAGCTCTTCATAGAGCAAAGTTGCCTTTTGACAATCATTACTTGAGAAATATAATTTTGCTAATCTCTTTTTACTTTGCCACAACTCATGGTCGTATTCAGGCAAACCTTCATATTGATTTATCTGTTTTTTTAGTATTTCTTTCGATCTTTTATAATCTTCTACAGCATAAAAGGCGTTAACTATACTATCAAGTAGTACAAGAGACTCACACTTTATTAAAAGAAGCATATCCGCAGCCTTTTCTGCAACTCTATTATCCACATCTTCAAGCAGCTTGATTAAAGGCTCTACAGCACTCTCATGACCGATTAACCCTAATGCCGCTGCTGTAGATTCACGAACACGAGCACTCTCATCAGAAAGTAAGGCAATCAAAGGTAAGACCGCCTTTTTTTTCCCTATTTTACCCAGGGTGTCTGCTGCATACCACCTGACCCTCTCTTCTTTATCTTTTAATGAATTAATCAACGGTTCAATCGCCCTGTTATCCTGAAACTTGCCAAGGGCAACTATTGCAGATTCCCTTACCTTGGGATCTTTATTTGAAAACAGTTTGATTAATGGTTCCACGGCTTCACCTGCTTTCAGCTCACCAAGGGCTTCCGCAGCCGCGCATACTACGCTGTTGGCAGTGTCACTTAAAGCGGATAAAAGATCAAATACTGCCTCCTTTTCACCCAGTCTACCCAGAGACCTCGCGGCACTCTCTCTTACCCTGATCTCCTTGTCCTGCAGCGCCAATATTAAATTTTTAAGTTCCGGTACTCCGCCAATCTTTCCCAGAACATTTACTGCCAGAACACGTATCTCAGTATCATTATCTGAAATCAAATTAACAAATATTTTGATAACTTCAGGGTCATTATGATGATTTGCCAGTTCCCCTGCGGCATATATCCTTACTGCCTGATATTCACTTTTTAATGCATCAATTAACGGCCTTATGTTATCACTCTCTTTATTCGTTTTTAAGATCTTGATAGTCTTTTCGACAATTTCATCCCTCAGCCGTTTATTTTCCGCTTTAAGTTTCTCTGATCCTTCTTCCAGCTTGTCAACAATGTCTTCTAACCACTGTTCCCTGGTTTTTACCCTGTTTCTATTCCACCACTCCTGCCAGAACGATTTTACCTTTCCGTTAGATTGTTTTGTAATCTGCATTAACGCCTCATGGGCAGCAATCTGCAAATCGTTGTTATCAGACTCTAATACATTTATCAGTGGCTCAACCGCTTCACGTGAACGTGTTTTTGCCAGAGCACCCGTAACAAGGATACGCGATTCAATCGGTTTCTTTTTATCCAGGAGTATACCTGCCATCTCTTCTATTGCCTTCTTTGTCCTGATATTCCCCAAGGCATCAGCAGAAGCAATCCTCAGTTCCTCCTTCTCACTGATAATCAAATCTATCATACAATCTAATGCCCTGCTGTCATCACCGGCAAAACCAAACGCTTTAATCAGGGAAATACGTACATCATCATTTTCAGAGTTTTTGAGAATATCAATTAACGAATCATAAACAGTAGAAATGTTAAGTCCTAATAATGAAATGACTGCAGACGTGCGTATTGCAGAATCATCTGAATATAAGAGCTTCATCCACTCATCAATCTTAATTCGCAACTCAGGCGAAATGTTCTGTGATGTTTTTCTGGATAAACTCTCTTCTTTAGCGCCAACAACTCTATTTTCAGTTACAATCAGACAACTACAAATTGATATACTTGCTATAGCAAGTATAGATAAACAATTTTTCTTCATCTATATATATATCGGGGAGATCAACACTTATGTGTTCTTCTCACCTATATGAAAAGGTTGATAAAACCTGAATTCAGTCTAATGATTTATTTTAACTACAAAATTTTAATACTATCAAAACTCCTATTTAGCGTCAACATAAAACGGCCCTGAAAATAATATCTTGAACATTTTTTTCAAGATTGTTAATATGTTGATTTTAAGCGACTTATAAGAAATTTTTCCATTTCTCGTATTTTTATCATATAATAAAGTCAATAACGAATGAAAATAATATCTTTTGGCGACATTCATGAAAATCTAAGTAATTTGATACACTTAGAAAATGATCTGAAAAGTGCAGACCTTATAATAGTTACCGGAGATTTGACTAACTATAATGGGCGAGAAGAGGCAGAAAAAGTAATTGAAGAGATAATGAGGTATAATAAGAATATATTAGCCCAACCAGGAAACCTTGACCAACCTGAAGTTAACGATTATTTGACGGAAAAAGGTATCAACCTTCACGGAAATGGTTTTATTAAGGACAATATAGGAATATTTGGAGTAGGCGGCTCAAACCTGACCCCTTTTAAAACCCCTACTGAATTCAGTGAAAATGAAATTGAGACTTTTCTTCTCGAAGGTTTCGATAAGGTAAAGGATGCTGAATTCAAAATCATGGTACCTCATATGCCACCAAAAGAGACAAAACTTGATATTATATCTGCCGGTTTTCATGTAGGAAGTCAGAGTGTTCGCGATTTTATTTCAAAATATAAGCCGGATATTGTATTGAGTGGACACATCCACGAGGCAAGAGGAAGCGATATAATAGAAAATACAGCGCTCTTCAATGCCGGCATGTTTCAACAAGGCGGATATGTAATAATTACTGAAAATCCAGAAGGGTTGTCTGCTGAGTTGAAGGTATTAGCGTAGTACGGCAAAGCCTGGCAAATATACAGGTTTGAAGCCAGGAAACAGATACCGTTTAAACAGATTTAAACGGTTTAAGTCGTTTAAACCACTATTTGCAGGCACTTTTTGATTTTTATGAGAAAGTCAGCGAGTAAAAGGAGTTAAGTTCTGGAATATCCTAAATTACGTCTAATAGATGCGTTTCCCATGGAAATATCCGGGGAACAGGCGGTATGCCTCAGAGATCCGTTTAATACCAGGAACTCTTTTGTCCCCCGTGCAGTTTTTGACAATATCATTTATTATTTTGACGGTAAACACTCCATAACAGACATACAGAAAATATATATACAGAGGCATGGCAAAGGTGATATTCAGGATATGATCCGACAAGTGATAGATGAGTTGGATAAAAATTTACTTTTAGATAACAACCGATCCAGAGATTTTATTAAAAAGCTGAAAGATGATTTTAAAAAGTCAACCATACGCAGGGACGCGCATGCAGGCAGTGCATATGAGGCAGACAAAGATAAATTAAAAGAACAAATAGACGGTTTTTTCGTGTCTCCGGATGGACCGGGTATGCCATCGCCGCTCGGTCAGAAAAAAGGATTGAAGGGTGTGATTGCCCCGCATATCGATTTAGGGTGTGGAGGGCCTTGTTTCGCCTGGGCCTACAAAGAAATTGCAGAGTCATCAGACGCTGACCTTTTCATAATACTTGGTATCGCTCATACGGGAACGAAGAACCTTTTTGTCCTGACGGATAAGACCTTTGAAACTCCATTTGGTAATGTAGAGACAGATAAAGACTTTCTCAATTCATTACACAAGAAGAACAAGACCGATTATTTTGAAGATGAGTTTGTCCACAAAGACGAACACTCAATCGGGTTTCAGGCGGTATTCCTTAAATACCTTTTTCACCGGAAAAAGAGTTTCAATATAGTTCCGATACTCTGTTCATCATTTGGTGAAACAGACGGAAACGACATTGGTACCAGGCAGGCTTCTCAATTTGAGAAATTTGTCTCTTCTCTCAAGGAAACAATTAATGAGAGCGGAAAGAGAATATGTACCATTGCAAGCGTAGACCTTGCACATGTCGGTTCGCGATTTGGAGACACAGAGACCCAGGATGAAGCATATCTGGAGAAATTACGTTCTGATGACACTGATATGCTGAAATATATAGAAAACATGGATGTGGAAGGGTTTAACAATTCTATCCAAAAAGACAACAACAGCAGGAAAATCTGCGGATATCCGGCAATTAATACCCTGCTGAATGTTATTGATGCCACAGAATGCAAACTTCTCAAATACTCTCAATACGCGGATAATACCAACTCGACGGTGTCATTCGCCAGTATGTCGTTTTATTGATAATAGATATGATTAACATGGATTCCATAATTACTATTTGGAAAAGTCACTTACAACAGCTTTTATCTTATTATGAAGACAACAGAGGGAATATCTATAGTTTTTATCCACTTTTATTCCTATACTTCATTGTAATAAATATAATCTGTTACTGGATTGCCATGTACACCGCATTTCCGGAACTTACACATGGATACGCGGGGGCTTATTACTATAAAGTACAATTTCCTGTCGGGATTCTGGGAGCACTTTTTGATAGCCTTTCATTTTTTGTGACTGTCTTTATTGTTCGTCATGCAATTAGTTCAAAAAAAGATATACAGTACATTGCGCATCTTTCGCTTGACCTGATAATTGCAATCATGGCAACCTTTTGGGTAGTTTATGTATTTTCCTTTTCCGGTTGGTTAGTAAACTTAATAAGCGCGACACCACAGGTTCTGGCTGAGCGCAATGCAGAGTACCAGGGACTATTATCAGATGCATTTACCAACCCAACAGCAAATTTACGTAATATTTATTTCGGCCTCGTTATGGGGATCTCTGCAATGATTCCAACGTGTGTGCATATATTTATGTTTTTACGGGCCTGCGTGCATACATTCTTCAGGCAAACAACTACAATCAGTGATGGCTGATTTATGAAGTTATTATAACCTGAATCCCCCACTTCCTCTTAAACAGTATAAAATTAATTTAAAAACTATATCTCAAGAAAAAGTAACCTCTGTCGTCATTATCAAATTGACCGAAAAAGGTTGTCTGGGTTCCCTCAATAAAATCGATACCAACAGTAAGCTTAAGTTCATCGGTTATGTCATAATTAATTTCAGGGTTAATTACGTAACTCATATGGTGGTCCAGGTTATTTGCAAGTTTCGTTTCCAGCTCGAAAGTTTCAGAAAATTTATAGGTTATAGTTGAAAGAAGAGAGTTCCTGAAGACGCGCCCAAGTCCCGAAGCAAATGCCGGTCTTTTGTCTTCTCTTGATTGTGTAGTGTTATCTCCCATATATTCCAGGATCAGGAAAATGTCATGGTCATAGATTACATTTGTCCAGGTATAATCAATCCCCAAAATGTACTGAAGGTAAT includes:
- a CDS encoding HEAT repeat domain-containing protein — protein: MKKNCLSILAIASISICSCLIVTENRVVGAKEESLSRKTSQNISPELRIKIDEWMKLLYSDDSAIRTSAVISLLGLNISTVYDSLIDILKNSENDDVRISLIKAFGFAGDDSRALDCMIDLIISEKEELRIASADALGNIRTKKAIEEMAGILLDKKKPIESRILVTGALAKTRSREAVEPLINVLESDNNDLQIAAHEALMQITKQSNGKVKSFWQEWWNRNRVKTREQWLEDIVDKLEEGSEKLKAENKRLRDEIVEKTIKILKTNKESDNIRPLIDALKSEYQAVRIYAAGELANHHNDPEVIKIFVNLISDNDTEIRVLAVNVLGKIGGVPELKNLILALQDKEIRVRESAARSLGRLGEKEAVFDLLSALSDTANSVVCAAAEALGELKAGEAVEPLIKLFSNKDPKVRESAIVALGKFQDNRAIEPLINSLKDKEERVRWYAADTLGKIGKKKAVLPLIALLSDESARVRESTAAALGLIGHESAVEPLIKLLEDVDNRVAEKAADMLLLIKCESLVLLDSIVNAFYAVEDYKRSKEILKKQINQYEGLPEYDHELWQSKKRLAKLYFSSNDCQKATLLYEELVTNFDDNIEIKHELVHCLKEAKQFDKLLSFLSLWIESLSVDNHMWWPEIYGIIEGLFNEGYFERVRTLIDDFEKKNPHLGGPELKSGFYDLRKQSMAEMSPQDEGA
- a CDS encoding metallophosphoesterase; translation: MKIISFGDIHENLSNLIHLENDLKSADLIIVTGDLTNYNGREEAEKVIEEIMRYNKNILAQPGNLDQPEVNDYLTEKGINLHGNGFIKDNIGIFGVGGSNLTPFKTPTEFSENEIETFLLEGFDKVKDAEFKIMVPHMPPKETKLDIISAGFHVGSQSVRDFISKYKPDIVLSGHIHEARGSDIIENTALFNAGMFQQGGYVIITENPEGLSAELKVLA
- the amrB gene encoding AmmeMemoRadiSam system protein B, whose product is MEISGEQAVCLRDPFNTRNSFVPRAVFDNIIYYFDGKHSITDIQKIYIQRHGKGDIQDMIRQVIDELDKNLLLDNNRSRDFIKKLKDDFKKSTIRRDAHAGSAYEADKDKLKEQIDGFFVSPDGPGMPSPLGQKKGLKGVIAPHIDLGCGGPCFAWAYKEIAESSDADLFIILGIAHTGTKNLFVLTDKTFETPFGNVETDKDFLNSLHKKNKTDYFEDEFVHKDEHSIGFQAVFLKYLFHRKKSFNIVPILCSSFGETDGNDIGTRQASQFEKFVSSLKETINESGKRICTIASVDLAHVGSRFGDTETQDEAYLEKLRSDDTDMLKYIENMDVEGFNNSIQKDNNSRKICGYPAINTLLNVIDATECKLLKYSQYADNTNSTVSFASMSFY